The genomic region CAGTTCTGTTTTGAACAATGCTTCTCTAAAACTGACAAATCCTGTTTCAATTTTTTATTGAGTCTACTCAGTTTAGAAGTTCAAATGTTTTTCTGAGAACCTAGGTTTTTGCATTGAAAACTAACACTTGTTTTTTCTTTCCGTCATCACCAGTAACAAATGTTCTACAGGCCAAATTAGATCCTTACCTGTGGTCAGTGGGTTTGCGTAGAGGTAGCCCAAGGCAACAACAATTCTGTTGATACAAGAGACAATCAATTTTTATTCACTTTTCAATGGCTGTATTGTATAATCTCTGATGAGCCAAGTAAAGAACAATAAAATTTATTTGTTACTAAAGACAGGCAGATCTGTGGTATAAAAAGGTTCTATTTTATATTACCATTCTTCAGAGTAGAACTAGTCTTTAAATGGAATATTTGTGCAAACTATAGGCACAAGCACTCCCTTGAAAtactttaatatttaaatatgatAGGGATtgcatattttagagagtttctgACTATTCGATGAAgaactcctaaatagtaagaactaggaccaccaaatttggggtacagcttcctcttatcataacttaaagcaacataagtgTTTGGTCATGCCAAGAAAACAGAATGTGTTGAAATGGGATTGCgactcataaaaccaaacagaaatgatacaatcaccaaagcaagtacagtgCTCGAAGTTGACATAACTAAggtgaaagagactgaaccaagatgagccagaaaagtacaatgaacctggaataggattgcttctccaTAAACCTTACAGAAGAGAGATAAAATGGAAAAATGTGGAGTAGTGCTGTGTTTTGGCACTACCAGGCAAGGTCGGGTAAATTTGCTAGTGCTTTATATAGTAATTAAGGAGAGCCCCTGGTGCAAATTACTTGCAATCTATGGCGAACACCAAAAAGGCAGGATACTGTGAGAAATTTATATCAGACAAGGGGAAAATGGGGAAGTGTATAAAATAAGACTACAATTGCTAAGATGTGTTAGTTTCCCACTTAATTTCAGTAAAAGCAAGCGTAACACTTATTTTGTGCTGAGAAATGAACTAATGTGATATGCAAATTTTATCTGTAGTTTTTATATTTTCCTCATGATCATTAATGGAAATGTGAACAGTATGAGGCCTAGTAGCAGTTCCTGCAAAACCCGACTAGAAACATTCCTGTTCAGTGATGATTCCCCAGGCATACTACTGTTTGAGATGTCAGTTGGCCAGTTCTGAATCTATTTAAGATTTGTTTTATTGATTTAGTGTTGTAAATATTTTAATCAGAATGTTGTGTTGTACTAAGTCAAACACCTTACAAACGTCCAAATGTATTACATCTACCCAGTTATCTTTATTGAATAAACCTGTAATATCAGTGAATGAAATCAGTCTTGTTTGACAAACTAGTTTCCATAAAACCGTGTTGACTGACatttatcaatttaaatgttttaaataagcTTTTTTCATTATTTAGTCCCAGAGCAATATCAGACTAATGTGTCTTCAGTCACTCAGGTCATTTCACTTGCCTTTTTTGAATACTGATTCATTAGtactcttccagtcttctggaattctTCCAGTATTCCAAGATTTATTAAAATGTAATATCAGTGGGCCAGAGATTTCCTCAGCCAATTTTTTAGAAGTCTTGGGTGCATGTTATCCtggcctgctgattttaaaaatgtttatcctAGTAGCATCATCCTTAGTTTAGTGAATTAGAAAGTACTTTATTATCTTAATGTGCTATGAATACAACATCCTGCTTCATTTCAAATAAAGAATAGAATATTGAACATTGCTGCCTTTTTATCAGTAACATTTATCATCTTTATCCATCTATACCATTGCTTGGAGTTCTTTAGTTATTTATAGACTTAAACTCTTAAACATCCATTGTGCCGCCGGCTGTATATTTTCCGCACTCTCTAGCTTTCCTTGTCAATTTTCTACACTTCATAACTTTATATTTGTATTGATTACTATCCATTTCCCATTCTTCCAATTTATGACgcttttttatttctattttctgtctctttttcaCCATTGAGCTAGGATATCTTTATAACCCAAGTTATCATCTTTCCTGATGTGGAATCATGGCCATCTAATAAACTCTTCTTAAACAACTCCCAATTTtaattcacatttttctgttgATATTTTTCCTCCCAATCAATGTTCACAATATTCCCAGACTTTAGGAAATTAGCCCTTTCCTCCAATAGAATCTGTTTTATATCATAGTGTCAGTTAGTGAAATTCCAAATAGACTGAAAGTTATTCAGTGCGTTTCAAATGTAATTTCATTTATTTCATTCTTAGTGTTACATACCACTTCACAATTTTCAAAGTATTGAACAAACTAATTGTAACTATACCCCTCCACTCGTGCcacccccctaaaaaaaaaaaaaaaaatctctccaagTGCCTGATATAGTTCTTGTATTAGAGATCCTTCTCCTGGATAATTTAGTTTATTTCTTGATATAGCACCAGATAACACTGCTTCAGACTGTCAGACTATTACTCCCCCACTCCAGAAGGTTTAAAGTGAACTGCTTAAGATAACATTACACTCCTACCAGCTGACAGCTTTTGAAAAGTCAGTCCAAATGTGGCTGCTAATCCTCCTCATTTTGTTTACCCTACCAAAATACTGGAGGAGATTTTTGACTTGTTGCATGGTGTTTAATTTTGTAATGTCAAAGAGGTGGTTGTAAAGGAGGGTGTATGCTGGTCCATATGATTGAATGCCATCGTCATAACttatctggagaaaagggtaaacagtgaagtggcaaaatttgcagacgatactaaactactcaagatagttaagtccaaagcagtgtgtgaagagtttcaaaaagatcccacaaaactgggtgactgtaCAACACAAtcacagatgaattttaatgttgataaagtgcaaaataatgaatattggaaaacataatcccaactatacatataatacaaTGGAAACTAAATTAACTATcaccattcaagagagagatcttggagtcattgtggatagttctatgaaaacatccactcaatatgcaatagcagtcaagaaagcaaacaacgttaggaatcatttaaaaagggatagagaataagacagaggagatcttattgcctctatatcaaTCCACAAtatgcccacagcttgaatcTTGCATGCAGGTGATCTTtgcatctcaaaaaaatatattttggtattagaaaaagttcagaaaatggaaaccaaaatgatcaggTGTCTGGAACAGCCGGCCATATGAGgtgaaattaataagactgggacttttcaacttgtaaaagagatgactaagggggggtatatgactgaggtctataaaatcatgcctggtgtgggaaaagtgaacaaagaaaagttatttaaaccttcccataacacaagaactagggatcaccaaatgaaatgaataggtagctggtttaaaacaaacaaaatgaagtatttcttcatacaatgcacagacaacctgtggaactccttgccagaagatgttgtgatgTCCAAGaatttaacaggattcaaaaaagagtttgataaattcatggaagataggtccatctatggctattagccaggatgggcagggatgatggattacttgatgatttcctgttctgttcatttcctctgaggcacctggcattggtcactgtcagaagacaggacacaggattaaatggacctttggcctgatctggtatggccattcttgcattCAGTAAAGTCTTATGAAAACATACACAGCATTTTCCTTTTAGAAATGAGGGCAGGCTCACTCTCTCCACAGGTTAACAATAAAAGAAATTGAAAGCTTGGAAATCAATGGCACATTGCTCTGAAGGTGCAAAAgttggtgggggaaagaggggattAGTGGCTGAGAAATCTGTTTTATTTGTAGGTAGCAAAGCACAGAACAAGAGTTAGATCATAAAAACTGCCAGTGTGGGTGTAACTTAACTCAGTAAGGATGCTGCAATCCAGGGCAGGAAAATACTCAGGTAAGTCTGCATAAATTGACTgactgtggagagggtgcatttaaacaaatgtgtgtgATTGGTCTGCTCATATCCTGGTTCCAACACCCCACAGCATCTGCCTGATTGTTCCCCCCTTACTTCTCCCaatcccccagccccctccaaaGCATCACTATCCCATCCCTCTATATTTACCCTTCTCAGTGGGAACTTTCCAAGAATGGAAGTAGCAAGATAAAACGCCTATGGGCTAAAATTAGTCCGACAGCCCTGGCCTTTATCCCTGCGACTGGCATTTCAGCTGTGTGCCTGATGACCTGTGTTGCTGCAGATCTGCAGAATTGGTGCCCCATGCCTGGGTGAGGTTTCTCCTCCTGaggaaattctctctctctctctctctctctctctctctctttaaggtGAAAGAGAATTAGCCATGGGACAGGAGCCTGCTTCACAGCACTAGGTGAGCATTGGCTACCTCACAGAGGTAAGACAGCAACATAATGATGGCCAAGCAGCTTTGGCAACTTTAATGTAACCTGGTAACCACAGCTTTAAGTGTGTAAGTATATGTACTATTGGTGTTACAGTCTGTTAACTATGACCAAACTGTTTATTTGAAGATCAAACATGCGCATGTTTTCCTTCAGTCTATAGATGGTGATCTCATTGTTGACTATTCTGATCAGTAATTATATGAAATATGTTTTTCACTACAGTATTTACACTGTCAAGAGGGTTACTGCATGGATGCTTTGGTACACAGTTCTAATATGTTGATTTGGTTTTATAAATATTATAGCTCTCCTTTGTTTTCAGTATCTTTTCCTTTAAGTACAGCTGTGCATTCCTTTCAAATTAAATCctatatttaaaaatcagttgTGTAAAATATTATGTTACTCTTCTAGTATCCCAAGGCTTCATTGCTGTATTAATTATTTGAAATGTACTGAAGTAGTTTAGATTAGAAGATACGGATGCAACAGATTCATGTAGTTGCAAACTGCCACAAAACTAATTCAACTAATTCAGAAAAGGTTGCAGCTAAGATAGAATGGTACATGGGAACTTCCTTAGAGTGGGACACAGACTATTTTTTATGGGAGCTTTAGTTAAAAGTAATAATGCTGCTGAATGCCATTTTAATGAATAGTTTTGGATCATAACGAAATCTGTCTGCTTTCAATAAAGTGAGATAAATGAACTTCTATTCCAATTCAGCATTTCCTTTATTAATACAATCCctatttttggtggggggaggggacactaaCCCACCCCCCAGTCTCTAGTTGTTTACGCTTAAGTAGATACTCACTAGCTTTGTATTATGAAGTGTATTCTTGAGGTGTTAGTTTCATTTTTGTCAGAGACGTGTTTGCAGGAGTAGACTAGCCGCATTATGCAACTAACTTATCACTTAACAAATAGAGAATTTCAACTCCTAATAGAAGTATGTGCAGCAGTCATTTAGGAGAAGAAACAGGCAGACACAGTTTCTGTTAGAGGAAACTCTAGATGCTTTGGGATTGGAATGTGTGAAGAATTTCTTCTGCCCTTCCCTAAGCAAGAGCATTTCACAGCTGAtcaggtgcattgtgggggattTCACATTCCTCAGAAATATTAAGAATTGGCCAGGGCAGAGGCTAGATACCAAACTAATCGGATCAATGGACTGATCCTATATGGCAAACCTCCATATTCCATTACAGCTTCTATGTAAGAAAAGCAATCATCAGATATTTCCCCTCCTTGTAAGACACATGTAAATGCAGCTTGGTTCTGCTGCCTTGCTCAGCGATAGGGAAAACCTGCTCTGTAAGACCGTAGTTCTCAATCAGAGGTTCAGGGCCCCCCAGTAAGTTTTGGGGTCTGCCAAGCAGGGATGAGTATTAGACTTGCTGGAGCCCCGTTGCATGGGGCTTAAGGCTGGTGCCCTGAATCCCACCATCTGGGGCCGAACCAgaagcctgagcaacttagcttcCTGATGCCCCCTGTTTATGATATTAGGGCTTTGGGCAGTTGCTCTGCTTGTTACCCTCTAATGTTGTCcgtggcttttatatgcagaaaaagtTGTTACAAAAGTGACCGGTGGAGTTTTTATAGCGGTACCACAAAAATTGCAAGAGAGAAAAATACATCCAGGCTGGTTGTTCATTGTACTTGTAAATGCCAGTAAAACTGCCAGCTCCTTTACCTTCTTGAGAATATTATTTTGGCCTCTAATTACTTTGCAAAAGTAGCTGTTGGCTAAGcagcattattcccattttacagatggcatTTGCTGAGGCACGGTGAGTttaaaggccagattttcaaaagtgttcagcatccaacTCTCATTAAGAAAAATGGGGGCAGGCGAGTTcccagcacttctgcaaatctaGCTGCCTCATTTACTTGTTGGATTCTGAACTCATCCAAAACTCTAGCCTTAAGTGTCCTCCCCAGAGTCTTACAACAAGATGGTACGGAAGCCAAGTCTTGTGACTAAGACTAGTTCCATGCCTAATCCTATATGCTCTTCCTTCACCCTTAAAAAATCCATGCAAAACCAGGATAGGAATTGGTAGTAGGTGCCACAGTAATTGTTGCTTTTTGAATCACCTAGATGGATGCAGGTAGATTGAGGCTTTTTGGCTCAGGCTCATACTGGAGCATTGGTTCAGATCATTTTTGTCGTAAAACTTGAAGAGTGTGGTTTTCCTAGCAGTGTTGGAATAAATGTGTTTTGTCTGAGGAAGGAATGACTCAGGTAATCAATTATTTTGTCCTTATGCTCCTCCACTTCAGTTTGAGCTTCCCCAGATTGGAGAATGAGTCTCTTTTTAGAATTAGCTGCTAATCCTGTTTCTTGTTCCATAGATCTCATGCTTTACACAGCTCATGATGAGCATTGTTCATAAGAGACAACCCAAAAATGAATCTAGTGGACATAACCAAAATCTTCTCCATGCTCCAGCCGAGAGAAGATGAAGATGATAATGGAGAAAGACAAGAGCTGAAGCAAGCAGTGTCCCAGGATGATTTTCAAACTCTTGATGAACTCTTGTGCCAAGACAGATACAAATCAGTTATTAACAGCAGAAGTGGTTGGGGTGTACCCGGGACCCCATTGCGCCTAGCAGCTTCTAAGGGCCATCTGAGAAGTTTGGAAGTTCTCTTGGCCCATGGAGCAGAAGTGGACAGCCTAGACGTGAAGGCGCAAACTCCACTATTCACCGCTGTTAGTAATGGCCATCTGGATTGCGTTAAAGCACTATTGGAGGCAGGGGCTAGTCCTTCTGGCAGCATCTACAATAACTGTTCTCCGCTGCTCACGGCCGCTAGAGATGGAGATGTCAGCATTCTGCAAGAACTCTTAGACTATGGGGCAGAAGTCAATGTTAAAGCAAGAGTCCCAGAGTGGGCTGCCAATTCTGCAGCCTGTTCAGGCCCTTTGTATCTCTCAGCTGTCTACGGACACTTGGAGTCTTTTAAAATGCTGCTGCTTTATGGAGCGGATCCCAATTACAACTGCACTGATAAGAAAATGATCTCACGAATCAAGCAGCCCAAGACTGTGCTTGAAATCTGCCTACGACATGGTTGTGGGAGTGAATTCATAAAACTACTCATTGATTTTGGAGCCAATGTGTACTTACCAAACATCGCAGGAGATAAGATCTCGCCAAATAGTGAGGCATTGGCGCTGCTGATCAGAGAAAGAGGTAACTTGTATTCTCTGTCATAGAGTTGGAAACTCGCACCAGCCTTATGGCTTTGATAGTGCAGCACGTGGATAGTAGGCTGATTTCCAAAAAAGCAACTTGAAATCAGTTTGAATAAGGACTTTTTGCTAGTCTGCATCCCCTTGGCATTTAGTTGGGCACAGAATTTTTTCTATGTTCTGCCCTAGCCTTTTGGGTGGTGTGGCTGGCTGCTATTAATTGCTACTTTTTGCCTCAGAAGTGGTTAAAAAATGAACTGATGCCAAATCTATTATCTGCTGATTAGTCGGTCAGGTGAAATCAGGGGTGAatgcaggcccactgatgggggcatAAAGAGAGctactgccctggggcccagtgatacGAAAGGGCCTggtgccccaggccctttaaatcaatgCCGGAGGGCCACACAGCACAGTCAGGCAGCGCTGAGAGTTGCCTGGGGGAGGCACAGAgctctctgggtggtgctgagggctgcctactcccagctccatcccttctgcctgaggctctgcctctatcccaccttgcccaggggcctagtgAGACCATTGGCCCTGCTGGGTGAGAgtaaaattattttcttcctgGTATAGGAAGGGCACAccagctgggtgggggggaggcacgTGACCTTAGCTATGTGACCGTAGTGTGGGAGGCACCCCAGTCTGAAGCCCCCATGCTCTTCCTTGCCCCATCCCACATTAcgggggaggaaagagggctAGAGGCAGTACAACAGTGGGAATGCTGCCAGTAGTTCTGCTTTTCCCCGCTCTGCCCCTGAAAGTGGGGAATGGAGCAGAAaccacagccctgcccttctACAGATGTGCCTCTCCTCCAGCTGGAACAtcagcagccctgctggaggaTAGGGTGGGAGGTGAGGTGAGGAGTGTTAGAGGCTCTGCTCCTTTCCTGCTGAGGCAGTGAGGAAAGTAGCAGAACTCCGGCAGCTCTTCCGGCTGCTGTTCCACTCCCAGCCTCACCTCCCCAGGCCTGTTCTcctctggagctgctgctgtacaGTTGAGGGTGATACAGTGTCTTTTTGATACGCACTGCCCGCTATAAATAGCTGGTACAGCATATCAGATCTAGCCACTTCCTTGTTGGTATGGCCTACCAAGTCGTACCAGCTTGCTTTCCCCTCTGGATATAACACACAACAATGTTGCTTGTTTTTCACAAGAGCTTCTAAGATGTGCTGGAACACTTTAGAGAGGAAGTCATTGGGGACATAGCTGGGATCACGTGGGACTCCACCTCACCATCACAAGTTTTAACATAAGAGCCAGTGAGATTGTAGTACTTTCCCACAAGATTCCTCTCCATTGAAGGCTATTTAACTCCATTCCTTTCTTCTCCCACCACCAAATCTTCAGAGGGTGGATCGAACCTAGGAGGAAGGTTACTTTCCCCTCCATGGATTTAGCTTGGTCTTAAAATATCCACTGCCACAGCCTAACTGAGCTGACTACAGAAAGTATTGTTGCAGCAAGGAGTAAGGGTGAATCTTGAGGGAAGAAAATAGGATGAAAGT from Pelodiscus sinensis isolate JC-2024 chromosome 13, ASM4963464v1, whole genome shotgun sequence harbors:
- the ASB12 gene encoding ankyrin repeat and SOCS box protein 12 isoform X1; translated protein: MNLVDITKIFSMLQPREDEDDNGERQELKQAVSQDDFQTLDELLCQDRYKSVINSRSGWGVPGTPLRLAASKGHLRSLEVLLAHGAEVDSLDVKAQTPLFTAVSNGHLDCVKALLEAGASPSGSIYNNCSPLLTAARDGDVSILQELLDYGAEVNVKARVPEWAANSAACSGPLYLSAVYGHLESFKMLLLYGADPNYNCTDKKMISRIKQPKTVLEICLRHGCGSEFIKLLIDFGANVYLPNIAGDKISPNSEALALLIRERAHPKSLMSQSRLAVRRLLKMTHSAQAIDQLEIPPVLVNYLKHHS
- the ASB12 gene encoding ankyrin repeat and SOCS box protein 12 isoform X2 — protein: MNLVDITKIFSMLQPREDEDDNGERQELKQAVSQDDFQTLDELLCQDRYKSVINSRSGWGVPGTPLRLAASKGHLRSLEVLLAHGAEVDSLDVKAQTPLFTAVSNGHLDCVKALLEAGASPSGSIYNNCSPLLTAARDGDVSILQELLDYGAEVNVKARVPEWAANSAACSGPLYLSAVYGHLESFKMLLLYGADPNYNCTDKKMISRIKQPKTVLEICLRHGCGSEFIKLLIDFGANVYLPNIAGDKISPNSEALALLIRERGWLSGDF